The DNA segment CCGCCTTCCCCGCGCTACTTGGCGATTTCCTCCGCTTTTCCGGGAGCGTCGGGGGGTTCCACGATGTTCCGGACGACCGGGTGTTCCCGGCGCACCCATTCGTCCCAGCCGCCCTTCAAGGCGAAAACCTTCCCGTACCCCATCTCGATCAGCCGGAGCGCCACCCGGGCGCTCGTCGCCTCCTCGTGTCAGGAGCAGTAGAGGACGATGGTCTTCCCCTTCGGGTATTTCGACGCCCATGACGCGACGTCCCGCGGATTCTCGACAGCCGCCCCCGGAATCTTCGTCTCCGCGGCGGCCGCGTCCACACGGACGTCGATCACGGCCAGGTCCGGGCTCCCGAGCGCCGCCGAAAGCTCCATGGTCGTCATCCGGGGCGCCTCCGCCGCCGGGGACGGCGCGGACAGGAGCGTCCCGAGCGCGATCGCCGCAATCCCGGCCAGCCATTTCGATGCGTATCCCGCGATACGGTTCATCCGGTTCCTCCCCGGCGGTGGTGTCGTGTCCCCGATCAGGATACACCTTCGAAACGCGGAAGGGGCGACTCCCGCGGGCCGGGAATGCGGTGGAATGGAATTCAAAAGACGTTATACTGATTCCAAACCTCCGCTTTCCCACCAAATCGAAAGGAGAACGGATCGAAATGAAACTGCGCTCCGGCCTGGTGCTCTGCACGCTGGTCGCCTTCCTGGCGACGACCCCCGGCTTCGCCGAGGAGCTTTCGGGAACGCTCAAGAAAGTGAAGGAGACCGGATCCATCACGATGGGGATCCGGGAATCGTCGTACCCGCTGTCGTACCTGGACGACAAGCAGCAGCCGATCGGATACCACATCGACGTGTGCAACAGGATCGTGTCCGCGGTGAAGGACCAGCTCAAGATGCCCGGCCTGAAGGTCCAGCAGCAGCCGGTGACCTCGCAGAACCGGATCCCGCTGGTCACCAACGGGACGGTGGACCTCGAGTGCGGCTCCACCACGAACAACGAGGCGCGCCAGAAGCAGGTCTCCTTCGCGGTCACCACCTTCGTCACGAACGTGCGGATGGCGGTGAAGAAGGCGTCGGGGATCACCGGCCTCGGCCAGCTGGACGGGAAGCCGGTGGCCACCACCTCGGGGACGACCTCCGTCCAGCTGATGCGGGCCCACGAGAAGGGGAAGCACATCGACTTCAAGGAAGTGTACGGGAAGGACCACGCGGACTCGTTCCTGCTCCTGGAAACCGACCGGGCCGTGGCGTTCGTGATGGACGACAACCTGCTGGCGGGGCTCATCGCAACCTCGAAGAAGCCGTCCGACTACGCGCTGGTGGGCGAGGTGCTGAACGTCGAGCCGATCGCGGTGATGGTCCGCAAGGACGATCCGCAGTTCAAGAAGCTGGCCGACGACGCCATAAAGGGGATGATGAAGAGCGGCGAGCTCGAGAAGCTGTACAGGAAATGGTTCCTGTCCCCGATTCCGCCGAAGAACGTCAATATGAATTTCCCGATGAGCGAGAAGCTCAAGGAGCTCATCAAGAACCCGAGCGACGCGCCGGCCGAAGCGTACAACAAGAAGAAGTAGGCGCACGGAACCGGGCGGGAGGAGGGCATCCCTCCCGCCCGTTCCCGTGACCGGAGGGCGGCGGGGCCGGGATGAACTACCATTGGAACTGGGGGATCTTCCTCGAGCGGATCAAGGGCGGCGAGGAGACGTACCTTTCGTGGATCCTGACCGGGTTCGGCTGGACGGTGTCGGTCTCCCTCTGCTCCTGGGCGATCGCCCTGCTCCTCGGCTTCCTGGTCGGAACGCTCCGGACGGCGCCGAACCGCTGGGTCGCCCGCCTCTGCAACGCGTACGTGGAGCTGTTCCGGAACATTCCCCTGCTGGTCCAGATGTTCCTCTGGTTCTTCGTCGTCCCGGAGCTCCTTCCCCGCGGCCTCTCCATGTGGGTCAAGCGGGACATGCCGGCCAAGGAGTTCGCGACCGCCACGGTCTGCCTGGGGCTGTTCACCTCCGCCCGGATCGCGGAGCAGGTGCGGGCCGGGATACAGAGCCTCCCCCGCGGGCAGCGGTACGCCGGCCTCGCGATGGGGTTCACGCTTCCGCAGACTTACCGGTACGTCCTCCTCCCCATGGCGTTCCGCATCATCCTCCCGCCGCTCACCTCCGAATTCATGAACGTCTTCAAGAACTCGTCGGTCGCGTTTGCCATCGGCGTTCTCGAGCTGACGTTCCAGGCCCGCCAGATGCAGGAGGATTCGGAACAGGGGATCGAGACGTACCTCGCGGTCACCCTCCTCTACTTCATCTGCGCCTTCATCGCCCACCGGGGGATGTCGTGGATCGAGAAGCGGACGCGGGTCCCCGGCTACATCGCCGCGGCGAAATAGCGCAGAGGAGGGGGGGATATCGTGGCCGACTTCGATTTCTCCGTCCTCCAGCCGAGCCTGACGTTCCTGTGGACCGGGTTCCTCTTCAGCGCGAACCTCACCCTGGTCGCGATGACCGGCGGGATCGTCTTCGGCACGCTGCTGGCGATGGGCCGGCTGGCCGACCTCGGGTTCGTTTCCCGGGCGGCCGCCGCCTACGTGAACCTGATGCGCTCCATCCCGCTGGTCATGGTCATCCTCTGGTTCTTCCTCGTGATCCCGCTGATCACCGGAAAGCCGGTGGGGGCCGAGCGGTCGGCCCTCATCACCTTCACCGCCTTCGAGGCGGCGTACTACAGCGAGATCATGCGCGCGGGGATCCAGAGCGTGTCCCGCGGCCAGGTGATGGCGGGGCAGGCGCTCGGAATGACGTACTGGCAGTCGATGGGGCTGGTGATCCTCCCGCAGGCGTTCCGGAACATGCTGCCGATCCTGCTCACCCAGACCATCATCCTGTTCCAGGACACCTCGCTGGTCTACGCGATCGGGGCGAAGGACCTGCTGAAGGCGGCGGAGATCGCCGGGAAGAACTACAACCGCCCGATGGAGATGTACATCTTCGCGGCGGTGATCTATTTCGCCATCTGCCTCGCGCTGTCCACGCTGGTGAAGCGGCTGCAGAAGAAAATCGCGATCGTCCGATGACGGTCCCCGGAGAAGACGCATGGCCATGATCGAGATCCAGGGCGTGAGCAAGTGGTACGGGGCGTTCCAGGTCCTGACCGACTGCTCGTCGAAGGTGGAGAAGGGGGAGGTGGTCGTGGTGTGCGGCCCCTCCGGCTCGGGGAAGTCCACGCTCATCAAGTGCGTCAACGGGCTCGAGCCGTTCCAGAAGGGGGAGGTCCTGGTGAACGGCACCCCGGTGGCCGATCCGAGGACGGACCTCCCGAAGCTCCGCTCCCACGTCGGGATGGTGTTCCAGCACTTCGAGCTGTTCCCCCACATGACCGTGCTGGAAAACCTGACCGTCGGCCAGGTCAAGGTCCTCGGCCGGTCGAAGGAGGAGGCTCGGGAAAAAGGGGAGGCGCTCCTCGACCGGGTGGGCTTGAAGGAATTCACGGGAAAACACCCCGGCCAGCTCTCCGGCGGCCAGCAGCAGCGGGTGGCCATCGCGCGGGCGCTGGCGATGGACCCGATCTGCATGCTCTTCGACGAGCCCACCTCGGCCCTGGATCCCGAGATGATCGGGGAGGTCCTCGCGGTCATGCAGGACCTGGCGAGGGAGGGGATGACGATGATGGTCGTGACCCACGAGATGGGTTTCGCCAGGAACGTCGCCCACCGCGTCATCTTCATGGATCACGGGCAGATCGTCGAGGACACCACCAAGCAGGAGTTCTTCGGGACCCCCCGGTCGGAACGCGCGCAGCTGTTCCTCTCGAAGATCCTCTCGCACTGAGCCGGTTTTCGCCGGCCGTGGCTCCGTCGCGGAAAGAATCCCTGCTTCGCGCGTTCCGCGCCGCGGTCGCGGCCGTGGAACCTTCGCGGCTGGTGTCCGGGGGGCTTACGGTTTCGGCCGGCTCCCTCCTCCTGTCGGTCCCCGGGTCCGGGGCGGCGGTTCCCTGGAAGGACATCGGGAAGGTCTACCTGGTCGGCGGCGGAAAGGCGGGGGCGGCGATGGGGAACGCCGCCCTGCTGGCGCTGTGGGGCTCCGTCGAGGAGGGCGTCCTGGCCGTTCCGCGCGGCCACGGGGGAACCTCCGGTCGGGTCCGGTTCTTGGAGGCGGGGCACCCGGTCCCGGACATCGGGAGCCTCGCCGCGGCGCGGGATATCCAGGCGCTCCTCGAGGTCGCCGGACCGAAGGATCTGGTGATCGCCCTCCTGTCCGGAGGCGCGTCGTCGATGATCTCCGCCCCCGCGGAAGGCGTCACGGCCGAGCAGAAGGCCGAGGTGTCCCGTCTCCTCCTGCGGGCTGGCGCCGACATCGCCTCGTTCAACACCGTTCGCAGGCACCTCTCCGACGTGAAGGGGGGACGACTGGCCCGCGCGGCGCAACCCGCCACCGTGTGGGCGCTCCTGCTGTCGGACGTGCCGGGCGACGACCCGTCCGCGATCGCGTCGGGCCCCTTCTCCCCCGACCCGACGACGTACGCCGACGCGATCGGCGTCCTCGAGCGGTACGGCCTGCTGTATGCCGTTCCCGCGGCCGTGCGGTGGCACCTCCTGGAGGGGGATGCGGGGAGGATCCCGGAAACCCCCAAGCCCGGCGACCCGCTGTTCCGGAACGTCTCGTGCGCGCTCGTCGGGACGAACCGGACCGCGATGGCCGCGGCGGCGCGCGCGCTGGAATCGGACGACGAGGCGACGGAGGTCGTCCTGCTGCCCGGATTCCTGAAAGGGGAGGCGCGCGACTGCGCCAGGGCGTTCTGCTCCCGGCTCCGGGAGGCGGCCGCCGCGCTTCCGCCGGGCGGTTCGGCGGCGCTGGTCGCCGGGGGGGAAACGACGGTCCGCGTGGACGGGAACGGCAAGGGGGGGCGCAGCCAGGAGTTCGCGCTCGCCTGCGCCATCGAGCTCTCCGGGGAGAACGGGTTGTCGGTGCTCGCCGGCGGGACCGACGGGATCGACGGCCCGACCGACGCCGCGGGGGCGTACGCGGACGGGACGACGGCCGCCCGCGCGTCGGAGCGCGGGCTGGACGCCCGCGCCCACCTCGAGAACAACGACGCCTACCGGTTCTTCGGGCCGATCGGAGACCTGGTCGTGACCGGCCCCACGGGAACGAACGTCGCGGACATCGTCGTCGGGTTCGCCGCCTCTCCTATACGACGATGATGTCCAGGCGCTCGGGGCCGTGCACGCCGATGGCCAGCGTTAGCTCGATGTCGGCGGTCCGGCTGGGGCCGGTGACCAGCGTGAGGTTCGTGGGCGGCGCCGCGGCCACCGCGGAAAAGAGATCGGTCAGGGTGGCGAGGATCATCTCCCGGCGCACGATCGCCACGTGGTGCGACGGCAGCAGACCCGCCTGGACCGCCCGGCCCCCCTCGCTCGAACACACGAGCGTCCCGGTCTCGGCGATCCCGCCGTACACCTCCTCCACCGTCACCGCGGCCGCGGCGTAATCGGCCACGCGGTTCGGGAAAAGACCCTCCACCGCCTTCTCGGCCTCGGTCGTCCCGGGACAGTACACCTGCGCACCGGCGGGGACGATCCGCGCGAGGACATCCCGCAATCCGTCGACGCCGGATGCCGTGTGGACCCCCGCCGCCGCCTTCGCCGCGTTTTCCAGGAACGTCGCCGCGAGGTCCACGCCGGTCACGGCGCGCTCCGCCGGAAGGGGGTCCGGGCCGGGGGAGGCATCCGCCCCGCCACGTCCTTCCCCCCCAGGACGCGGGCGAACGGCCAGAGGATCCGCGCCATCCGCTGCCCGAGGGCGAACCGTCCGGGCGAGGCGGCCGCCGCGCCGAACAGCGCCATCCCGCGCATCTCCTTCGGGCCGGCGAACCCCTCCCGCACCTTGCGCCGCCGAAGCTGAAGGATCAGGTCGACGAGCGGCACGCGCACCGGGCACACCTCGACGCACGCGCCGCACAAGGTGCTCGCGTCCACGACGGGGTGGGAGTTCGCCATCCCGGTGAGCAGCGCGGTGAGGATCAGTCCCATCGGCCCCGGGTAGGTCCACCCGTACGAGTGCCCCCCGACGGTCCGGTAGACCGGGCAGACGTTCATGCAGGCGCCGCACCGGATGCACTTCAGGATGTCCCGCGACTCCCCGGCGAGGATCTCCGTGCGGCCATTGTCCAGCAGGACGATGTGCAGCTCCTTCGCCCCCGTGGCGTCCCCGGCCTTGCGCGGACCGGTGATCACGGAGACGTAGCTGGTGATCGGCTGCCCCGTGGCGGAGCGCGGGAGCAGGCGGATGAAGTCCGGAAGGTCCGCGAGCGACGGGATCATCTTCTCGATGGAGAGGATGGCCACGTGGAGCGGCGGCACGGTGGTCACCATCCGCCCGTTCCCCTCGTTCGTGAAAAGGATCAGGCTGCCCGTCTCGGCGGCGGCGAAGTTCGCCCCCGAGATCCCGGCGTCGGCCGAGAGGAACTTCTCCCGCAGCGCCTCCCTTGCGATCTTCGTCAGCACCTGCGGGTCGTCCGAGTACGGGACCCCGAGCCGCTCCGCGAAGAGCTTCCCGACCTGCCGCCGGTTCTTGTGGATCGCCGGGACGATGATGTGGGAGGGGGTCTCCCCCTCCATCTGGATGATGTACTCCCCGAGGTCGGTCTCGACGACCTCCATCCCCGCGGCTTCGAGGTGGGCGTTCAGCTCCACCTCCTCGGAGACCATCGACTTCCCCTTCACGATCCGCTTCGCGCCCCGGCCCGCGAGGATCTTCGCGATGATCTCCCGCGCGGCGGAGGCGTCCACCGCCCGGTGCACCGTCGCCCCGGCGCGCGTCGCCGCGGCGACGAACCGGTCGACGTACCCGGACAGGTCCGACAGGACCCGCTCCCGGATCGCGGAAGCCCGGTCCCGCAACCCCTCCACGTCCTCCACGGGCGCGAACGCTTCGGCTCGCTTCGACCCGAACGTCCCGGTGGCGTGCTTCATCGCCGCCCGCAGGGCGTCGTCCCCCATCGCGCGCACGGAGTTCTCGCGGAAGCGGAGGCTCGTCTGTCCGTGGCTCATATCCCCTCCGCCAGCAGTTGCGCCAGGTGCGCGACCCGCACCGGCGTCCCGCGCCGCTTCATCGCATCGGCGATGTTCATCAGGCACCCGGAGTCGCACCCGGTCACCGTGTCCGCCCCGGTCGCCTCGATGGCGGCCGCCTTCTCCTCCGCCAGGGCGCACGAGATCTCCGGCAGTTTCGCCATGAAGGTGCCGCCGAATCCGCAGCAGCGGGCCGCGTCGGGCATGGGGACGAAGGTGGCGCCTTTGAGCGAAGAAAGGAGCGCCAGCGGCTCCTCCCGCACTCCCAGCGATCGCGTCAGGTGGCACGAGGCGTGGTAGGTGACCGTCCCCTTCCCGCGGAGGCCCGCCTCGTGGGCCTTCGCCACGTGGACGAGGAAGTGCGACAACTCGTGGATGCGCTCCCCCGCGCGTCTCGCCTTCGCGACCATCCGCGGATCGTCCCGGAACAGGCCGGGGTAATGGTGCTTCACCATCGCGGCGCAGGAGCCGGAAGGGGTGACGATCGGATCGTCGCCGTCGAACACGGAGAGGAAGTGCGCCGCCGCCGCGCGCGCCTCGGGCTCGTACCCGGCGTTCCACGCCGGCTGGCCGCAGCACGTCTGCGCCTGCGGGAAGACCGGTTCCGCGCCGAACCGCCGCAGCAGCCGCACCGTCGCCTCCCCCACGCCGGGGAAGAACGTGTCCACCAGGCACGTCCCGAAAAGGAGCACCTTCATGCCGCCTTCTCCTTGCCGAGCAGGCGGCGCAGCGTCGGCTCGAGTCCGGGGGAACGGAACGCGTAACCGGTCTCGAGGAGCCGTTTCGGAACGACGCGGGCGCTCGACAGGAGCAGGGCGTCGGCCATCTCGCCGACCAGCAGCCGGAGCGCGAACGCGGGGACCGTGAAGATCGCCGGCCTTCCGAGGACCCGGGCGAGCGTGGAGGTGAACTCCCGGTTGGTCGCGGGCGCCGGCGCCACCGCGTTCACCGGCCCGCGCAGCCGTTCGTCGGCAAGGGCGTGCAGGACGATCCCGCACACGTCTTCGAGGGCGACCCAGCTCATGTACTGGCGCCCGCTCCCCAGCGCGCCTCCCAGACCGATCCGGAACGGCGGGAGCATCGCCGGCAGCGCGCCGCCGTCCCTTGCCAGGACCATCCCGATCCGAAGACGGACCACGCGGATCCCCGAGCGCTCCGCCGGACCCGTCGCCTCCTCCCACGCGCGGCAGACGTCGGGGAGGAATCCGCGGCCGGGAGGATGCTCCTCGGTCAGCTCCTCCTCCCCGCGGTCGCCGTAATAGCCGACGGCGGAGGCGGAGACCAGGACCCTCGGCGGGCCGGGGAGCGCGGCGAGCGCCCCGCAGAGAAGACGCGTCCCGTTCACGCGGCTGTCCCGCAGGAGCGCCTTGCGGGCCGGGTTCCACCGGGCCGCGCCGATGTTCCCCCCGGCCAGGTGGACCGCCGCTTCGACGCCGGCGAGTCCCTCCGGGTCGATCCCGCCGCGGTCCGGATCCCAGCGGACCGCCTTCTCCCCCGGCGCGGGAGCGCGCCGGACGAGCCGGACGACCTCGTGCCCCGCCGCCGCGAGCATCGGCGCAAGGGCCGATCCCACCAGCCCGCTCGAACCGGACACGACGATCCGCAATGGATGCCTCCCTACGGGGATTGAATCTTCAGAAGTTCGCCGCTTGCGTAGTTCGCCACGTAGACGTTTCCCGCCTCGTCCTCGCCGAATGCCGCGATGTTCCGGGGAGGGACCACGGGGGCGATCAGTTCCGCGGCGTCCCACCCGGAGGCCGTACTCCTCAATCCCCAGATCCGGCCGGTGCAGAAATCCCCGTAGAAGTAGATCCCCTGGAGAACCGCTTCGTCCGTTCCCCCGTATACCACGCCTCCCGTGACGGAGCACCCCTGCGAATGGTCGTACGTCGCCACGGGGACGGAAAACCCGTCCGTGCCGCAGGCGCCGCCGCCGAAACAGCCCGCGCCTTCCATGATATTCCATCCGTAGTTCTGTCCGCCGGCGCTTCCGGCCGGCTGGAAATCGACCTCCTCGACCGCCCCCTGCCCCACGTCGCCGATGTAGAGGTCTCCGGTCCGGCGGTCGAAGGAGAAGCGCCACGGGTTCCGCAGCCCCAGCGCCCAGATCTCCGGACGGTAGCCGGAGGACAGGAGGAACGGGTTGTCCGGGGGAACCGCGTACGGCGCGACGCCGGATTCGACGTCGATCCGCAGCATCTTCCCGAGAAGCGAGCCGGGATTCTGCGCGTTCCCCAGGGGATCTCCCCCTCCTCCTCCGTCCCCCATCCCGATGTAGAGGAAATGGTCGGGGCCGAAGGCGAGTTTCCCTCCGTTGTGGTTCGCGAACGGCTGCGGGACGGTCAGGACGATCTCTTCGCTCGCGGGATCCGCCGCGTTCGCGTTGTCGGCGGACACGCGGTACCGGGCGATCACCGTCGCTCCGTCGGGATTCCTCGTGTAATTCACGTAGAAACGGGCGCTCGACGAAAAGCCCGGGGGGAACGCCACGCCCAGGAGGCCCTGCTCGCCGCAGCATGCGATCCGGGGGGAGATATCGAGGAACGGGGACGGCAACGCGGCACCGTTGTCGAGGATCCGGATCCGCCCCCCCTGCTCCACCACGAAGATCCGGCCGCTCCCGTCGCCGGCATGGGCGATGTCGACCGGCTGGACGAAGCCGCCCGCCACCGGGGCGAGGGAGATCGTCGGCCAGGATGCGGGAGAGGGAACGGTGGCGGTCGCCGGGGCGGCCGGGGAACCCCCGGAGCAGCCTGCGAAGGAAAGGCACGCGATGAGAAGAACGGGAATCCGCATATTCGGCACCGCCGCATCCGGTCCGTGACGGGACCCGGATATGCGATGAAGCGGGGAGCCGCTTCGTTCCGGTTACCGTTCACGTTCCGCCGCCGTTCCCCCGAAGGCGTGTCCGGCCTCCGCCATCCGCACCACCGGGACCTTCACGGAAACGCCGTCACCTTGAGGGGAAACACGGCTCCCTCCGGCACCCGGAACGCGTACTTCTCCTCGTCGTACCCTTTCGGGAGGATCCGCCGGTCCCGGGTGATCCGCTCCGCGGACAGGATCCGGTTCCGCTCGCCGATCGCGAAGAAGCAGCAGGCCAGCTTCACGTTCGTCTTCCCGATCCCGAGGAACGTCTTGAAGATCGCCGCGGACGGGTCGATCCCGCCCCCCTCGCCGATCTCGCCGGACCGAAGAAGCACCTTTCCCGACGCGTCGGTGACGCCCACGTCGATCCACATCTCCCGCACCTCGGACAGCCCGGTCGGAAGCTTGTGCCCCGCCCCGGTGTTGTGCACCCGCACGCGGAAGCTCGCCAGATCCCCCGGACCCGCCGGCGCGTCCTCGGGGAGGATCTCCAGCCGGGCCGCGTTCCGGAGCCGCTCCGAGGCCATCGCCCTCCGGCGCTCCGCGTTGGGCGCTCCCGGGTACAGCGTGTTTCCACCCACGAAATAGTGGGTCCATACGTGTGGGCGGGCAGGCCCCGTCGAGGCGGCCTTTCCCGGGTTGTCCTTCCGTTCCGTGGCGCCGGTCCCGGGGTTTCCCGGCGTCTGCCGCATGTGGCAATCCTGGCACTGGGTCGAGGTCGCCGGGTCGCCGGTGTTGTACGGCGACTCCCTCCACTCCTCGTAGGTGCGTTCGATCGGGCGTCCCGAGAGGGGGTGCGTCACGTAGTGACACATCCCGCAGAACTCGGACCGGTCGTACCTGCCGTCGGTCTTCGTCGCGTGCGCCGGGGAGACGGCTTTCTCCAACGGTCCCCGCTTCGTCTCCGAGAACGTGGTTTCGAACGCGCCGTTCCCGATCCCCTTCGGCGTGACCGTGTGGCAGAAGTCGCAGAAGACCCCCTTCATCGATACCGGGGAAAGCTTCTCTCCCGTGGCGGGCGGCACCTCCCCGCGCGACACGCCTACGGGCGAGTGGCACTTCATGCAGAATTCGACCGCCGGGACGCCGACCTCGTCCACGACC comes from the Deltaproteobacteria bacterium genome and includes:
- a CDS encoding transporter substrate-binding domain-containing protein, translated to MKLRSGLVLCTLVAFLATTPGFAEELSGTLKKVKETGSITMGIRESSYPLSYLDDKQQPIGYHIDVCNRIVSAVKDQLKMPGLKVQQQPVTSQNRIPLVTNGTVDLECGSTTNNEARQKQVSFAVTTFVTNVRMAVKKASGITGLGQLDGKPVATTSGTTSVQLMRAHEKGKHIDFKEVYGKDHADSFLLLETDRAVAFVMDDNLLAGLIATSKKPSDYALVGEVLNVEPIAVMVRKDDPQFKKLADDAIKGMMKSGELEKLYRKWFLSPIPPKNVNMNFPMSEKLKELIKNPSDAPAEAYNKKK
- a CDS encoding amino acid ABC transporter permease, with amino-acid sequence MNYHWNWGIFLERIKGGEETYLSWILTGFGWTVSVSLCSWAIALLLGFLVGTLRTAPNRWVARLCNAYVELFRNIPLLVQMFLWFFVVPELLPRGLSMWVKRDMPAKEFATATVCLGLFTSARIAEQVRAGIQSLPRGQRYAGLAMGFTLPQTYRYVLLPMAFRIILPPLTSEFMNVFKNSSVAFAIGVLELTFQARQMQEDSEQGIETYLAVTLLYFICAFIAHRGMSWIEKRTRVPGYIAAAK
- a CDS encoding ABC transporter permease subunit (The N-terminal region of this protein, as described by TIGR01726, is a three transmembrane segment that identifies a subfamily of ABC transporter permease subunits, which specificities that include histidine, arginine, glutamine, glutamate, L-cystine (sic), the opines (in Agrobacterium) octopine and nopaline, etc.), whose protein sequence is MVADFDFSVLQPSLTFLWTGFLFSANLTLVAMTGGIVFGTLLAMGRLADLGFVSRAAAAYVNLMRSIPLVMVILWFFLVIPLITGKPVGAERSALITFTAFEAAYYSEIMRAGIQSVSRGQVMAGQALGMTYWQSMGLVILPQAFRNMLPILLTQTIILFQDTSLVYAIGAKDLLKAAEIAGKNYNRPMEMYIFAAVIYFAICLALSTLVKRLQKKIAIVR
- a CDS encoding amino acid ABC transporter ATP-binding protein, coding for MIEIQGVSKWYGAFQVLTDCSSKVEKGEVVVVCGPSGSGKSTLIKCVNGLEPFQKGEVLVNGTPVADPRTDLPKLRSHVGMVFQHFELFPHMTVLENLTVGQVKVLGRSKEEAREKGEALLDRVGLKEFTGKHPGQLSGGQQQRVAIARALAMDPICMLFDEPTSALDPEMIGEVLAVMQDLAREGMTMMVVTHEMGFARNVAHRVIFMDHGQIVEDTTKQEFFGTPRSERAQLFLSKILSH
- a CDS encoding DUF4147 domain-containing protein, producing the protein MAPSRKESLLRAFRAAVAAVEPSRLVSGGLTVSAGSLLLSVPGSGAAVPWKDIGKVYLVGGGKAGAAMGNAALLALWGSVEEGVLAVPRGHGGTSGRVRFLEAGHPVPDIGSLAAARDIQALLEVAGPKDLVIALLSGGASSMISAPAEGVTAEQKAEVSRLLLRAGADIASFNTVRRHLSDVKGGRLARAAQPATVWALLLSDVPGDDPSAIASGPFSPDPTTYADAIGVLERYGLLYAVPAAVRWHLLEGDAGRIPETPKPGDPLFRNVSCALVGTNRTAMAAAARALESDDEATEVVLLPGFLKGEARDCARAFCSRLREAAAALPPGGSAALVAGGETTVRVDGNGKGGRSQEFALACAIELSGENGLSVLAGGTDGIDGPTDAAGAYADGTTAARASERGLDARAHLENNDAYRFFGPIGDLVVTGPTGTNVADIVVGFAASPIRR
- a CDS encoding lactate utilization protein; this encodes MTGVDLAATFLENAAKAAAGVHTASGVDGLRDVLARIVPAGAQVYCPGTTEAEKAVEGLFPNRVADYAAAAVTVEEVYGGIAETGTLVCSSEGGRAVQAGLLPSHHVAIVRREMILATLTDLFSAVAAAPPTNLTLVTGPSRTADIELTLAIGVHGPERLDIIVV
- a CDS encoding iron-sulfur cluster-binding protein, with protein sequence MSHGQTSLRFRENSVRAMGDDALRAAMKHATGTFGSKRAEAFAPVEDVEGLRDRASAIRERVLSDLSGYVDRFVAAATRAGATVHRAVDASAAREIIAKILAGRGAKRIVKGKSMVSEEVELNAHLEAAGMEVVETDLGEYIIQMEGETPSHIIVPAIHKNRRQVGKLFAERLGVPYSDDPQVLTKIAREALREKFLSADAGISGANFAAAETGSLILFTNEGNGRMVTTVPPLHVAILSIEKMIPSLADLPDFIRLLPRSATGQPITSYVSVITGPRKAGDATGAKELHIVLLDNGRTEILAGESRDILKCIRCGACMNVCPVYRTVGGHSYGWTYPGPMGLILTALLTGMANSHPVVDASTLCGACVEVCPVRVPLVDLILQLRRRKVREGFAGPKEMRGMALFGAAAASPGRFALGQRMARILWPFARVLGGKDVAGRMPPPARTPFRRSAP
- a CDS encoding (Fe-S)-binding protein: MKVLLFGTCLVDTFFPGVGEATVRLLRRFGAEPVFPQAQTCCGQPAWNAGYEPEARAAAAHFLSVFDGDDPIVTPSGSCAAMVKHHYPGLFRDDPRMVAKARRAGERIHELSHFLVHVAKAHEAGLRGKGTVTYHASCHLTRSLGVREEPLALLSSLKGATFVPMPDAARCCGFGGTFMAKLPEISCALAEEKAAAIEATGADTVTGCDSGCLMNIADAMKRRGTPVRVAHLAQLLAEGI
- a CDS encoding TIGR01777 family protein — protein: MRIVVSGSSGLVGSALAPMLAAAGHEVVRLVRRAPAPGEKAVRWDPDRGGIDPEGLAGVEAAVHLAGGNIGAARWNPARKALLRDSRVNGTRLLCGALAALPGPPRVLVSASAVGYYGDRGEEELTEEHPPGRGFLPDVCRAWEEATGPAERSGIRVVRLRIGMVLARDGGALPAMLPPFRIGLGGALGSGRQYMSWVALEDVCGIVLHALADERLRGPVNAVAPAPATNREFTSTLARVLGRPAIFTVPAFALRLLVGEMADALLLSSARVVPKRLLETGYAFRSPGLEPTLRRLLGKEKAA
- a CDS encoding PQQ-dependent sugar dehydrogenase, whose amino-acid sequence is MRIPVLLIACLSFAGCSGGSPAAPATATVPSPASWPTISLAPVAGGFVQPVDIAHAGDGSGRIFVVEQGGRIRILDNGAALPSPFLDISPRIACCGEQGLLGVAFPPGFSSSARFYVNYTRNPDGATVIARYRVSADNANAADPASEEIVLTVPQPFANHNGGKLAFGPDHFLYIGMGDGGGGGDPLGNAQNPGSLLGKMLRIDVESGVAPYAVPPDNPFLLSSGYRPEIWALGLRNPWRFSFDRRTGDLYIGDVGQGAVEEVDFQPAGSAGGQNYGWNIMEGAGCFGGGACGTDGFSVPVATYDHSQGCSVTGGVVYGGTDEAVLQGIYFYGDFCTGRIWGLRSTASGWDAAELIAPVVPPRNIAAFGEDEAGNVYVANYASGELLKIQSP
- a CDS encoding cytochrome c family protein, which encodes MSAGRPLRLPNPGAALLFLLALFVFPPPEAPAALDNDFNDPKRCAACHTEIFSQWEGSMHSQAAEDGIFRKFYEMVVDEVGVPAVEFCMKCHSPVGVSRGEVPPATGEKLSPVSMKGVFCDFCHTVTPKGIGNGAFETTFSETKRGPLEKAVSPAHATKTDGRYDRSEFCGMCHYVTHPLSGRPIERTYEEWRESPYNTGDPATSTQCQDCHMRQTPGNPGTGATERKDNPGKAASTGPARPHVWTHYFVGGNTLYPGAPNAERRRAMASERLRNAARLEILPEDAPAGPGDLASFRVRVHNTGAGHKLPTGLSEVREMWIDVGVTDASGKVLLRSGEIGEGGGIDPSAAIFKTFLGIGKTNVKLACCFFAIGERNRILSAERITRDRRILPKGYDEEKYAFRVPEGAVFPLKVTAFP